Proteins found in one Triticum aestivum cultivar Chinese Spring chromosome 4D, IWGSC CS RefSeq v2.1, whole genome shotgun sequence genomic segment:
- the LOC123098931 gene encoding mitochondrial outer membrane protein porin 6, which produces MSKGPVPFPSFGKKAKDLLYKDYNFDQKFSWSTTSESGLGITASGVKFDELFIGDIRVQHKSGRNTVDVTIDCDSKVSTAVTFDEVVPGLKTSFGFKVPDQKSGKLDLQYLHDRFALNSTIGLTSAPVIELATTIGTNELAVGAEVGFDSTSASVTKYNSGVSYTKDDFSAALQMADKGETLRASYIHLFSPSSAVAAEVTHRLKTKENYFTIGSSHALDPSTTLKTRFSNSGKAGLLCRHEWRPKSYVTLSAEYDPKVVSSPSRFGVAVALSP; this is translated from the exons ATGAGCAAAGGCCCGGTTCCGTTCCCTAGCTTTGGGAAGAAAGCAAAAG ATCTCTTGTACAAGGACTACAATTTTGACCAAAAGTTTTCATGGTCAACAACTAGCGAATCTGGTTTG GGTATCACAGCCTCTGGTGTGAAGTTCGATGAACTGTTCATTGGTGACATACGGGTACAACATAAAAGTGGTAGAAATACTGTTGATGTCACAATCGATTGCGATTCCAAA GTGTCAACAGCGGTCACTTTTGATGAAGTAGTCCCTGGTTTGAAGACTTCTTTCGGCTTCAAGGTTCCTGATCAAAAGTCAGGGAAG CTCGATTTGCAATACCTTCATGATCGCTTCGCACTGAATTCAACCATTGGCTTGACTTCGGCACCTGTGATCGAGCTGGCAACAACTATTGGCACAAACGAACTTGCTGTCGGTGCCGAGGTTGGATTTGACAGTACTTCAGCTTCTGTTACCAAGTACAACTCAGGTGTCAGCTATACCAAGGATGATTTTTCTGCCGCCTTACAAAT GGCTGACAAAGGCGAGACACTGAGAGCTTCCTACATCCACCTGTTCAGCCCGAGCAGCGCAGTGGCGGCCGAGGTAACGCACAGGTTGAAAACAAAGGAGAACTACTTCACCATCGGGAGCTCCCACGCGCTCGACCCCTCGACGACGCTCAAGACGAGGTTCAGCAACAGCGGGAAGGCCGGGCTCCTCTGCCGGCACGAGTGGAGGCCCAAGTCGTACGTGACCCTCTCGGCCGAGTACGACCCCAAGGTGGTGAGCTCGCCGTCAAGGTTCGGCGTGGCCGTGGCCCTCAGCCCCTGA